In a genomic window of Alistipes sp. ZOR0009:
- a CDS encoding cation-translocating P-type ATPase, translated as MGTEKHLKQWHTVEVSDVLSDLKTQEKGLTRDEAARRLEDYGKNELAAEEKASLLSILASQFINVLIIVLLVSATISLILGKQVESISIFIIVILAAVLGTLQEFQAGKALEALRRMASPSATVIRDGETTEIPASDLVPGDIVVVNYGNKVPADIRIIESNNLQVEEAALTGESLAVEKMTAAIEGDNVPLGDRKNLLFMGTSISHGRGKGIVVGTGANTEFGKIASLLQNTKTEQTPLQKNLDKLGSQIGIIAIVVALALSTFSYIFNGGTILDAFIWAVALAVAIIPEALPAVVTIGLALGVKRMVKRQALIRKLPAVETLGAVNVICTDKTGTLTKDEMTIRKVFADSLVFDVDGSGYSPEGAVKHKGSKVTHVDNAILSKVLTYGILCSDAELKLTEEGWDVLGDPTEGAIVTAAKKAHIDTIAVERNNPRVEEIPFSSDKKYMATAHKTDAGKLIVLKGAFEVILGKCSKVDTSAGAVTITSDIETNILKVTDEFASQALRVIAVAYSFVADDVALDESILKDLTLAGFVAMIDPPREEVKPAIATCKKAGIRTIMITGDHKATAFAIAKELKIADRDSQVYSGVEVANMSQSELDKAVNEASVFARIAPEHKLRIVESLMNQGNVAAMTGDGVNDAPALKKANIGVAMGITGTDVSKEAADMILTDDNFVTIVSAVEEGRTIFENIKKFLIFLLSGNAGTVFALMLAFAFGLELPMTPVQILFINFIMDGLIAIAISLEPTEAGIMGRKPRKVAEGIISGKGLLRIMTLGVVIAIVTFGVYYFAHKVYGLGLVESQTLFFLTLIFARLFNSLNNRSLNASAFTMNPLTNKPLIVSSIIGMLVVWTTTAVPVLQTAFGNTYINLQGWLVAAAAGAVVLIFGELFKLLNKNKI; from the coding sequence ATGGGAACAGAAAAACATCTTAAGCAATGGCACACCGTGGAAGTTTCCGATGTGCTATCCGATTTGAAAACTCAGGAAAAGGGGTTAACTAGAGATGAGGCTGCTCGGAGATTGGAGGATTATGGCAAGAACGAGCTGGCTGCAGAGGAGAAGGCTTCGTTGTTGTCAATACTTGCTTCGCAGTTTATCAATGTGCTAATTATAGTGCTACTAGTTTCGGCTACAATTTCGTTGATACTAGGTAAGCAGGTCGAGTCTATTTCTATTTTTATCATAGTAATTCTTGCTGCAGTGCTTGGTACGCTGCAGGAGTTTCAGGCAGGTAAGGCGCTGGAGGCGCTTCGTCGCATGGCATCTCCGTCAGCAACTGTTATTCGTGATGGAGAAACAACCGAAATTCCGGCGTCAGATTTGGTGCCTGGCGATATTGTGGTGGTGAATTACGGAAACAAGGTTCCCGCCGATATCCGTATTATCGAGAGTAATAACCTACAGGTAGAGGAAGCTGCTCTTACGGGAGAATCTTTGGCGGTAGAGAAGATGACTGCCGCTATTGAAGGTGATAATGTTCCTCTTGGTGATAGAAAGAATCTTCTCTTTATGGGGACTTCAATTTCGCATGGAAGAGGGAAAGGAATAGTTGTAGGAACTGGGGCTAATACGGAGTTTGGGAAAATAGCGTCTTTACTTCAAAATACAAAAACGGAGCAGACGCCTCTTCAAAAGAACTTGGATAAGCTGGGAAGCCAAATAGGCATTATTGCCATTGTGGTGGCATTGGCGCTATCTACATTCTCTTATATCTTTAATGGAGGTACCATTCTCGATGCCTTTATTTGGGCTGTTGCGCTAGCGGTTGCTATCATCCCAGAAGCATTGCCTGCGGTGGTAACCATAGGTTTGGCTTTGGGCGTAAAGCGAATGGTTAAGCGCCAGGCGCTTATTCGTAAGCTTCCTGCAGTGGAAACCTTGGGTGCCGTTAACGTTATCTGTACCGATAAAACGGGAACGCTAACTAAGGATGAAATGACTATCCGCAAGGTATTTGCTGACAGCTTAGTTTTTGATGTAGATGGTAGTGGGTATTCGCCCGAAGGTGCAGTTAAGCACAAGGGAAGCAAAGTAACCCATGTCGATAACGCGATTCTTTCGAAGGTGCTTACCTATGGAATCCTATGTAGCGATGCCGAGCTGAAGCTTACAGAGGAGGGGTGGGACGTGCTTGGCGATCCAACCGAAGGTGCAATTGTTACAGCGGCAAAGAAGGCGCATATAGATACGATTGCTGTCGAGCGTAATAACCCTCGTGTAGAGGAGATTCCTTTTTCGTCCGATAAAAAATATATGGCGACGGCCCATAAGACGGATGCCGGGAAACTGATTGTCCTTAAGGGCGCTTTTGAGGTGATACTAGGTAAATGTTCGAAGGTTGATACTAGCGCTGGTGCTGTTACAATTACCTCCGATATCGAAACAAATATTCTGAAGGTTACCGACGAGTTTGCTTCGCAGGCATTACGTGTTATTGCGGTAGCCTACTCTTTTGTGGCCGACGATGTAGCGCTCGACGAATCGATATTGAAAGATTTAACCCTTGCTGGTTTTGTGGCTATGATTGATCCTCCACGTGAGGAGGTGAAACCTGCCATTGCAACCTGTAAGAAGGCAGGTATTCGTACCATAATGATCACAGGCGACCATAAGGCAACCGCGTTTGCAATTGCCAAGGAGTTGAAGATTGCTGATAGGGACTCGCAGGTTTATTCAGGTGTAGAGGTTGCTAACATGAGCCAGTCTGAACTTGATAAGGCGGTGAATGAGGCTTCAGTGTTTGCTCGTATTGCTCCAGAGCATAAGCTTCGTATTGTGGAGTCGTTGATGAACCAAGGTAACGTTGCCGCCATGACTGGGGATGGAGTAAACGATGCTCCAGCACTTAAGAAGGCTAACATTGGTGTGGCAATGGGTATAACTGGTACCGATGTAAGTAAGGAAGCTGCTGATATGATTCTTACCGATGACAACTTTGTTACCATTGTTTCTGCGGTCGAAGAAGGTCGTACCATTTTTGAGAACATTAAGAAGTTCCTTATTTTCCTACTTAGCGGTAATGCGGGAACCGTTTTTGCCCTAATGCTAGCGTTTGCCTTTGGATTAGAGCTCCCAATGACGCCTGTTCAAATTCTGTTTATAAACTTTATTATGGATGGACTTATTGCTATTGCAATAAGCTTAGAGCCTACAGAAGCGGGTATTATGGGACGTAAACCTCGCAAGGTGGCCGAAGGTATCATTTCGGGTAAAGGGTTGCTTCGTATTATGACGTTAGGCGTTGTTATTGCTATCGTAACTTTTGGAGTTTACTACTTTGCTCATAAGGTTTACGGATTAGGACTTGTAGAATCACAAACGCTATTCTTCCTAACCCTAATCTTTGCACGCCTATTCAATAGCTTAAACAACCGTTCGCTTAATGCTTCGGCGTTTACCATGAATCCTCTTACCAATAAGCCGCTAATCGTTTCTAGCATAATTGGGATGCTGGTAGTGTGGACAACAACTGCCGTGCCCGTGCTTCAAACTGCATTTGGCAATACCTATATCAACCTACAGGGATGGCTGGTGGCTGCCGCTGCTGGTGCTGTAGTCTTAATCTTTGGGGAGCTGTTTAAGCTGCTAAATAAAAATAAGATTTAG
- a CDS encoding OmpH family outer membrane protein yields MKKGALIFYVIISVAVVALYVLFFVKGGSSEPQVVAPAGSNGGTIAYVNIDTLVAKYDMATDLNKKLEDKTKKIEADFGSKVQSFQREAVDFQDKAQKGLITRSQAEDMQGKLQQKQQSLSQQENQYRMQLAEEQQVALRNIHAKIVEFLQEYNKTKGYSMIISTTLYGGPVLVGNKALDITSDVVKGLNSKYDSSK; encoded by the coding sequence ATGAAAAAAGGAGCTTTAATTTTTTATGTGATCATTTCAGTAGCCGTTGTGGCGCTTTACGTACTTTTCTTCGTTAAGGGTGGTAGCTCAGAACCACAAGTCGTAGCTCCTGCAGGTTCGAATGGTGGCACCATTGCTTACGTAAATATTGATACTCTTGTGGCTAAATATGATATGGCTACAGATTTAAATAAGAAACTAGAAGATAAAACAAAGAAAATCGAAGCTGATTTTGGTTCGAAGGTACAGAGCTTTCAACGTGAAGCTGTAGATTTCCAAGATAAGGCTCAAAAGGGGTTAATTACCCGCTCTCAGGCAGAAGATATGCAAGGGAAATTACAACAAAAGCAGCAGTCGCTTTCTCAGCAAGAGAACCAATACCGCATGCAGCTAGCCGAAGAACAACAGGTGGCTCTTCGTAATATCCATGCTAAAATTGTTGAATTTCTGCAAGAGTACAACAAGACTAAAGGGTATTCTATGATTATTAGTACGACTCTATATGGTGGACCTGTACTTGTTGGAAATAAGGCCTTAGATATTACTAGCGATGTAGTAAAGGGTCTTAATAGCAAATACGATAGCAGCAAGTAG
- a CDS encoding type IX secretion system membrane protein PorP/SprF translates to MSFKRFLLLVVLLCGAMLSKAQDPQFTQFYANTLYLSPSFAGAVKDSRVSASFRNQWNGIAKPFNTYNISLDHYFYNIKSGLGLIAMRDGAGALNLATTSVGLLYSYNIPITYEWYVRPGAGFYYSQRSVDMSGAKFVDEMIPGGPTSSTTNLNGKMSNRELDFSASALLVGNNVWMGVAADHMLRPDRSLLGQEDRLPMKFSVHGGYRFVIKGYYMRTVRESVTAAFNYKQQASHKQFDVGLYWYKQPLMVGVWYRGIPVVKSDFGTDALAFLIGIKVPNFNIGYSYDLTLSNFGVDSGGAHEISITYEFSTVGRKRWKAVPCPEF, encoded by the coding sequence ATGAGTTTTAAAAGATTTTTATTATTGGTAGTGTTGCTTTGTGGAGCAATGCTTTCAAAGGCACAGGATCCTCAGTTTACGCAGTTTTACGCCAACACGCTCTACTTATCGCCCTCTTTTGCTGGGGCGGTAAAAGATTCGAGGGTTTCTGCGAGTTTTAGAAATCAGTGGAATGGAATTGCCAAGCCGTTCAATACCTATAATATTTCGCTCGATCACTATTTTTACAACATTAAAAGCGGCTTAGGCCTTATTGCTATGAGGGATGGAGCTGGAGCCTTGAATTTAGCAACGACATCTGTCGGTTTGCTGTATTCATACAATATTCCTATTACCTATGAATGGTATGTAAGACCTGGAGCGGGATTTTACTACTCTCAGCGCTCAGTTGATATGTCTGGAGCCAAATTTGTAGACGAAATGATCCCTGGAGGCCCTACATCATCAACCACAAATTTAAATGGAAAGATGTCGAATAGGGAGTTAGACTTTTCAGCATCTGCGTTGCTTGTTGGTAACAATGTTTGGATGGGGGTTGCTGCAGACCATATGCTTCGTCCAGATAGGAGTTTGTTGGGGCAGGAGGATCGGCTGCCTATGAAGTTTTCAGTTCATGGAGGCTACCGTTTTGTAATTAAAGGATACTACATGCGTACCGTTCGTGAGAGCGTTACGGCTGCTTTTAACTATAAGCAGCAGGCTAGCCATAAGCAATTTGATGTGGGGCTATACTGGTATAAGCAGCCCCTAATGGTTGGAGTATGGTATCGTGGTATCCCCGTTGTTAAAAGCGATTTTGGGACTGATGCTTTAGCCTTTCTTATTGGTATTAAGGTTCCTAATTTTAATATAGGATATAGTTACGATCTTACTTTGTCCAATTTTGGAGTAGACTCTGGCGGTGCTCACGAGATTTCTATTACTTACGAATTTAGCACCGTTGGTCGAAAAAGGTGGAAAGCTGTTCCTTGTCCAGAATTCTAG